Genomic window (Rosa chinensis cultivar Old Blush chromosome 6, RchiOBHm-V2, whole genome shotgun sequence):
AAGTAAATACATGGAGAATAACTGGGTCACTTGAGCCACCTATTATAGTGTCCTTCCAAAGATTCAAGTTACAGATGAATGTTGCTATgcttcaattaaaaataaagaaaaatgtctTGAAAGATTTCTTTTACTATGGCTACATGCTTTAGAATCATTTGAAATGAAAAGAGGGGAAATGTTTTTATTCAGAAAAACAGTTGGCTTGCATAATGGGCGACCAAGTACTCACCACTTCATACAATGTACGTGCCGTCAAAACTCTACAGATAAAAGAATTCTTTGATTGGAATGGAATGGGTCGAAGAGAAGTTTCTTCTACACCATCAACTGCTGGTAAATTAAAATGCAGTAAAAGAAGAAGCCATCACAAAATTGTTATAATCAAAAACTTCCATAAGCTGTTGAGAAGTAAAAATAGCTTAAGAGTATAACCTAGCAACTTACCCCTTCTTTTGTCAGCGTGACTGTCACTTCTCCTTGGCAACTTACCACTTCTTTTGGCAGCAATACCATTACTGCCACTTCTCCTCTTGGCTGCTTTTACATTCTTCTCACAGAAAGTTTTGCCATATATTGTCACATCGAACATGGACACACCATCACAactgaaaatcagaaaatccccAACTTCTAGAGGATGATGCTTCACAAATTCCTCCCAACCCTTATGGAAAAACAATCGATTGCCTCTCTTTTCCAATTCCACAACCCAACATTGTCCACTAGGGCCTTTAAGACGACATGTGTGCAGTGAGCGTCTGTTCAAGTTCTTGATAAACGCTGATGGTATACGCTGCAAAAGTACCAGATTCTTAAAAAAGCATTCATATACTCAAGACCACACATGAATCCAATCAAAATCATTACATCTACACCATGTTCTTAACCAAAGATTGGTAAAACTATAACTACTTGCAAACAGACAGAAAATCTCCACAGACCAAACCTATATGTATATGCAGGGTCTATAATCACAAATTGATATGTTTCTAACAcgaagaaggaaaaataaacaaaatgtaTTTATGTACTTTGAAGTGGAGTATAAGTGGGGAAAGTGTTGAAAGAAGAAATGAGACCCCCCTTTTTCTTTTATGCAGAAAACTCTCAATGTTGTAGAACCACCTGAAGGAGGACTATGGAAGCAGATTATTTTTTCCTGGATATTAGCTGTgatatatatctatattataTGCAGTGGGCTTTTAAAAAATTTACTAAAGATAACTCTATATGGTAGATTTATTTGGTAAAGAAACTtgttgagttactcatacgagttATGTATTATCCTCAATTCCTCATCATATCCCGGGCCATTGCAAAAGAATTGAGATTCCTTGCCAAAGAACATCATACGATACCAGAAAGAAGTGGACTCAAACACTCAAAATATTAGTAATTAAGCTAGCAACCATCAAAGGAAGTTCATGAGCATCAACCAGAATGATTCACCTCTAGATGAAATTAAGATCTTCtatgacaaaaagaaaaagaaaaaagcagtAACATTActtgaaaagagaaaaagagatcaGAATGATACCAGATGCTGAGAAAAATCACCCATAAGGGCCTTGAAAAATGCTTGTCTTCTTGCTGGATGCTCAGTCTTCCTAGCCATTTGAAGCTGCTTTTGTCCAAACTCCCCAAACTTTCAGCTCTAGAGTTGAAACAAACAGGAAACCAAGGTCAAAACAGAAGAAAGTGGGTAATT
Coding sequences:
- the LOC112168876 gene encoding B3 domain-containing protein Os01g0723500 isoform X3; amino-acid sequence: MARKTEHPARRQAFFKALMGDFSQHLRIPSAFIKNLNRRSLHTCRLKGPSGQCWVVELEKRGNRLFFHKGWEEFVKHHPLEVGDFLIFSCDGVSMFDVTIYGKTFCEKNVKAAKRRSGSNGIAAKRSGKLPRRSDSHADKRRVYSDGSSHSGRFKGWDGHKDSRYI
- the LOC112168876 gene encoding B3 domain-containing protein REM5 isoform X1, encoding MARKTEHPARRQAFFKALMGDFSQHLRIPSAFIKNLNRRSLHTCRLKGPSGQCWVVELEKRGNRLFFHKGWEEFVKHHPLEVGDFLIFSCDGVSMFDVTIYGKTFCEKNVKAAKRRSGSNGIAAKRSGKLPRRSDSHADKRRAVDGVEETSLRPIPFQSKNSFICRVLTARTLYEVYIPTEVVIAEGLKAGTAIKIQDTFEMSWHLRLRANHDRVLMRSGLSNICKANKTSHGDTVIFEFVKPRVVQLHIIRAGVY
- the LOC112168876 gene encoding B3 domain-containing protein REM5 isoform X2 → MARKTEHPARRQAFFKALMGDFSQHLRIPSAFIKNLNRRSLHTCRLKGPSGQCWVVELEKRGNRLFFHKGWEEFVKHHPLEVGDFLIFSCDGVSMFDVTIYGKTFCEKNVKAAKRRSGSNGIAAKRSGKLPRRSDSHADKRRVDGVEETSLRPIPFQSKNSFICRVLTARTLYEVYIPTEVVIAEGLKAGTAIKIQDTFEMSWHLRLRANHDRVLMRSGLSNICKANKTSHGDTVIFEFVKPRVVQLHIIRAGVY